The Tenebrio molitor chromosome 3, icTenMoli1.1, whole genome shotgun sequence genome contains a region encoding:
- the DCTN1-p150 gene encoding dynactin subunit 1 isoform X5 has protein sequence MSYLKIGQKVKVTGKDVQGLIAFVGPTNFAPDTWIGVKLDEPKGKNNGTVQGVEYFKCEDKHGLFVKPSQIIPLDDHGKPVKEVSEDYAKARPRPSSNVYSVGTKPKPTTVRRKSSPQKRPPSLSASSRQSLTGSRQSLGGSRSHLASPVVEKPDAGDHASQIPKRASFIETGFVETLKPQFTPGQVITTTPTPITSVEEKINIIQLQQEIENRNQQIRDLSEKFETLKIKRQDDKEKLKEFDKLKIQLEQLIEFKSKIMEVQASLQREVQRAKQEAKDAIEAKETHAEEVADLAEAVEMATLDKEMAEEKAETLQLELEVCKEKLEEVTLDLKILKTEMQERSGGTSASDEQEAVSTFELKQLQQQNVRLRDTLVRLRDLSAHDKHEYQKLLKDIDQKKSEIVELGKTKEKLSARVEEMEQQIGDLQEQVDAAMGAEEMVVILGEQKLTLEEKVAQLREEVTDLEALQDMNDQLVESNAELEAELREDLDMARAAAKQAMRDRDAALETIADREGTLNKFRELVQKLQEQSLQLQSRLESETSKPVSALPEILDFTKMFNETKAHTKAIDLELRRVDIQQLQNHIKYLTSYMPDSFMNRGGDHDAVLVLLLIPRMIYKTDILLGQIKDKFPPVDKIDRAAILKGHTVEQCSFRCRASFYIYALQSILHQYQYALSTCKTEALLKVGGTFPEIAAHEKVIDGFVELVKRDQLDENVPTETLEKCVGYFNTLFPVLLGPENRLNHTQLLVDNVKSLVSACDGFTTDSMVIRNLIETSNVGDIGLLSQHIITTAEQLQQQLKLVKRRLPPDASVANIGLNKEVAENLYQCYQQAGRILKTLQDIVKNSVQMMTSSGELEKGLPQDKIKDIALNASDKIYEQDDLGPVQSVKNSLTFIVTQITQLAQFLQDNEYEINTANKNEEKVVPPIQMRAEAVKKELEQTKTLTSKLENKESDIKELRKALKEKQEQLSEMTIRKELAEKKLGNVNKDYELTIEKLQRKLEEAHNNYKKKEKEFEETLDHLQTDIDSLENEKGEMKEKLKLLSKKTQMELSMSKSTSGSQLSSLQSSIGPSLPAVVRDSPLLLQEIDNLRKLFHQERNERVKLESDALKKELDSLTPLPSFKTSPDEVLDKLFKEGAALKQEILLTLAKPRFPQIYKVKPGNGPAAWQKHFAEENDKLLDLNRRTKEFQSKVANEIVKRKMGGRVEADFAVFPTIEMVNALRENKPVNVGFVKIPKSYVAAGEKPGIVNLELDFQNLQRILQSLSC, from the exons ATGTCCTATTTAAAAATCGGTCAAAAAGTTAAAGTAACCGGCAAAGACGTTCAAGGGCTCATAGCCTTCGTTGGCCCCACGAACTTTGCCCCGGATACTTGGATAGGAGTCAAGTTGGATGAACCCAAAGGTAAAAACAACGGTACTGTACAGGGTGTAGAATATTTCAAG TGCGAAGACAAGCACGGGTTGTTCGTAAAGCCGTCGCAGATTATTCCTTTGGATGATCATGGCAAACCAGTCAAAGAAGTTTCAGAGGATTATGCAAAGGCGCGGCCAAGACCAAGCAG TAATGTTTACAGCGTCGGTACAAAACCCAAACCAACTAC AGTGCGTCGAAAGTCGTCGCCTCAAAAACGACCACCTTCCCTATCTGCCTCAAG TCGCCAATCGCTTACAGGCAGTCGCCAGTCGCTGGGAGGCAGTCGCAGCCACTTGGCATCTCCAGTAGTGGAAAAACCCGATGCCGGTGACCATGCCAGCCAAATCCCCAAGCGGGCGTCGTTTATTGAG ACCGGGTTTGTTGAAACACTCAAACCTCAGTTTACGCCCGGTCAAGTCATCACTACCACCCCCACACCTATCACCTCGGTCGAAGAGAAGATCAACATTATTCAGTTGCAGCAGGAGATTGAAAATCGTAACCAACAAATCCGCGATTTGAGCGAGAAATTCGAAACGCTCAAAATTAAAAGGCAAGATGATAAAGAAAAGCTAAAAGAATTTGACAAATTGAAGATTCAACTCGAACAATTGATTGAATTCAAATCGAAGATCATGGAAGTCCAAGCGAGCTTGCAGAGAGAAGTGCAGAGGGCCAAACAGGAGGCGAAAGATGCAATCGAAGCGAAAGAGACGCACGCGGAAGAAGTCGCAGATTTGGCCGAAGCCGTCGAAATGGCGACTCTCGACAAAGAAATGGCCGAGGAGAAGGCGGAAACGCTGCAGCTGGAACTAGAAGTTTGCAAGGAAAAGTTGGAAGAGGTCACTCTGGAtttaaaaatactcaaaaCGGAAATGCAAGAGCGCT CCGGCGGAACTTCAGCGAGTGACGAACAAGAAGCTGTCTCGACGTTCGAGTTGAAACAATTGCAACAACAAAACGTGCGCCTCAGAGACACTCTGGTTCGATTGAGAGACTTGTCAGCCCACGATAAACAcgaatatcaaaaattattgaaagacaTTGACCAAAAAAAATCCGAAATCGTCGAACTGGGGAAAACTAAGGAAAAACTGAGCGCCCGAGTCGAAGAAATGGAACAGCAAATCGGCGATCTTCAGGAGCAA gTGGACGCCGCGATGGGAGCCGAAGAGATGGTGGTGATTCTCGGCGAGCAGAAATTGACTCTCGAGGAGAAAGTCGCTCAGCTTCGCGAAGAAGTTACCGATCTGGAGGCGTTGCAAGACATGAACGATCAACTGGTCGAGAGCAATGCCGAACTGGAAGCCGAACTCAGGGAAGACCTCGACATGGCTCGGGCCGCAGCCAAACAAGCTATGCGCGATCGCGACGCCGCCTTGGAGACGATAGCCGATCGCGAAGGCACCCTCAACAAGTTCAGAGAGCTCGTCCAGAAGTTGCAAGAACAGTCTTTGCAGTTGCAGAGCCGTTTGGAGAGCGAAACGAGCAAACCGGTATCGGCTTTGCCCGAAATTTTGGACTTCACGAAGATGTTCAACGAGACAAAGGCACACACGAAGGCGATCGACCTGGAATTGCGCCGAGTGGACATTCAACAGTTGCAGAATCACATTAAATACTTGACGTCGTACATGCCCGATTCGTTTATGAATCGCGGGGGCGATCACGACGCCGTTCTGGTACTGCTGTTGATACCCAGAATGATCTATAAGACGGATATTTTGTTGGGTCAAATCAAAGACAAGTTTCCACCGGTGGATAAGATCGATCGAGCGGCCATTCTCAAAGGCCACACGGTCGAACAGTGTTCTTTCAGGTGCAGGGCTTCCTTCTACATTTACGCTTTACAG TCGATTCTGCACCAGTATCAGTACGCATTGAGTACTTGCAAGACGGAAGCGCTGCTCAAAGTCGGAGGGACGTTTCCTGAAATCGCAGCTCACGAAAAAGTCATCGACGGTTTCGTGGAGTTGGTCAAGCGAGACCAACTGGATGAAAACGTTCCAACTGAAACTCTGGAGAAATGCGTCGGTTATTTCAACACTTTGTTTCCTGTTCTTTTGGGACCCGAAAATCGCCTGAATCACACCCAGTTACTCGTCGACAACGTCAAAAGTCTAGTTTCCGCTTGCGACGGTTTCACCACCGACTCGATGGTCATAAGAAATTTGATCGAA ACCAGCAACGTTGGCGACATCGGTCTATTGTCTCAACATATCATAACGACAGCTGAACAACTGCAACAACAACTCAAACTGGTAAAACGTCGCCTTCCACCTGACGCAAGTGTtgcgaatatcggtctcaacaAGGAAGTTGCCGAGAATTTGTACCAGTGTTATCAACAGGCAGGACGCATTCTTAAGACTTTACAAGATATTGTCAAGAATTCAGTGCAGATGATGACATCTAGTGGAG AATTAGAAAAAGGACTCCCCCAagataaaatcaaagatattGCACTTAACGCCAGCGACAAAATCTACGAACAAGATGATCTAGGACCTGTTCAGAGTGTTAAAAATTCGCTAACTTTTATAGTCACTCAGATTACTCAACTCGCCCAATTTCTGCAAGATAACGAATACGAGATCAACACCGCCAATAAAAATGAAGAGAAG GTGGTTCCACCGATACAAATGAGAGCGGAAGCCGTGAAAAAGGAATTGGAACAAACCAAAACGCTCACTAGCAAGTTGGAAAATAAAGAATCTGACATTAAAGAATTGAGGAAAGCGTTAAAAGAGAAACAAGAGCAGCTGTCCGAAATGACAATAAGGAAAGAGTTGGCAGAAAAGAAATTGGGTAACGTCAACAAAGACTACGAATTGACGATCGAAAAGTTGCAAAGAAAACTAGAAGAGGCCCACAACAATTACAAGAAGAAAGAGAAAGAATTCGAAGAGACCCTGGATCACTTGCAGACGGATATAGACTCGTTGGAGAACGAAAAGGGTGAGATGAAAGAAAAACTGAAGTTGCTGTCGAAAAAGACCCAAATGGAGTTGTCCATGTCGAAGAGCACATCCGGTTCGCAACTATCGTCGCTACAATCGTCGATCGGTCCGAGTCTACCGGCAGTGGTCAGAGATTCGCCATTGCTGCTGCAAGAAATCGACAACCTTCGAAAGCTTTTCCACCAGGAAAGAAACGAAAGAGTCAAACTGGAGAGCGACGCGTTGAAAAAAGAATTGGACAGTTTGACACCGCTACCCTCATTTAAGACGAGTCCGGACGAAGTGTTGGACAAGTTATTCAAAGAAGGCGCCGCGTTGAAGCAAGAGATCTTGCTGACCTTGGCCAAACCGAGGTTTCCGCAGATCTACAAGGTGAAACCGGGGAACGGACCGGCGGCTTGGCAGAAACATTTCGCAGAGGAAAACGATAAACTTCTGGATTTGAACAGGAGGACTAAGGAATTTCAGAGTAAAGTGGCCAACGAGATCGTTAAGAGGAAGATGGGAGGACGTGTCGAGGCAGACTTCGCCGTATTTCCCACCATCGAGATGGTGAATGCTTTGAGAGAAAACAAACCGGTGAACGTGGGCTTCGTGAAAATACCAAAGAGTTATGTGGCAGCAGGAGAGAAGCCCGGGATCGTTAATTTAGAActagattttcaaaatttgcagAGAATTTTGCAGTCTTTATCATGTTAG